In the Candidatus Saccharibacteria bacterium oral taxon 488 genome, one interval contains:
- a CDS encoding DUF87 domain-containing protein: protein MGVKLMIKKPRTPVFIKRISDSISAPKRRRDRQREEQQKELNITFGKQDALDILSYAGLEENVDYLCIDGVYMRTLFISGYPFVASSDWMDSLIHFNHDIDISYHLHEVDARAALPKLNRKITELESTRRAMMREGRIVGSEITDPLESAIDLRDKIQRGQEKLFQMAIYICIHSETKEELDKTTKLLEANLSARLFYSKVARYQQLEALQSILPRGEDQLAQKRNLDSSSAALTFPFMSSELVQESGILYGVNKSNNSLVILDRFSLHNANSITFAQSGAGKSYTTKVEILRQLMQGTRVIVIDPEREYKRLAESVKGTYIKLSAKSKQKINPFDLATTVHEISDLSEHAQDLMDVIGLMAESLTAREKAAIDKAVLKIYKKSKTKPPLLEDLYAELRKLGQLKLCEKLEKYISGSLADVFNAQTNVKLDNRLVIFDIKDLPENLRQIMMLIISNFVKNQVMAKPEKRLLIINEGWILLQHEESARFVAGLVRRARKYYLGVSIISQQANDFLKSEYGRAIASQSALRILMRQDTTTIKGVVNEFNLSEYEQSFLLTCERGDALLIADQNHVAVKVVAAEKEHPLITTNPAELYSS, encoded by the coding sequence ATGGGAGTAAAATTAATGATTAAAAAACCGCGCACACCAGTATTTATCAAAAGAATTAGTGACTCAATTAGTGCTCCGAAACGACGCCGCGACCGCCAGCGCGAGGAACAGCAAAAAGAGCTCAATATCACATTTGGCAAACAAGATGCGCTGGATATTTTATCCTACGCTGGGCTGGAAGAAAACGTTGATTATCTTTGCATCGACGGTGTGTACATGCGCACGTTGTTTATTTCTGGATATCCGTTCGTAGCGAGTTCGGACTGGATGGATAGCTTGATTCATTTTAATCACGACATCGACATTAGTTATCATCTGCATGAAGTAGACGCCCGAGCGGCACTGCCAAAACTAAATCGTAAAATTACCGAGCTTGAATCCACACGCCGGGCGATGATGCGCGAGGGACGAATCGTTGGCTCGGAAATTACCGACCCGCTTGAGTCGGCGATTGATTTGCGCGATAAAATTCAGCGCGGTCAGGAAAAATTATTCCAAATGGCGATCTATATTTGCATTCATTCTGAGACCAAAGAAGAACTTGATAAAACCACCAAGTTGCTTGAAGCTAATCTGTCGGCGCGGTTGTTTTACTCAAAAGTAGCGCGCTATCAGCAGTTAGAGGCGCTGCAATCAATTTTGCCACGCGGCGAAGACCAATTGGCGCAAAAGCGCAACCTTGATAGTTCCAGCGCCGCTCTGACTTTTCCGTTTATGTCATCAGAATTGGTGCAGGAATCGGGTATTCTTTATGGTGTCAACAAATCAAACAACTCGCTGGTTATTTTGGACAGGTTTAGTTTACACAATGCTAACTCAATCACATTTGCGCAGTCGGGTGCTGGCAAAAGTTACACCACCAAAGTCGAGATTTTACGCCAACTCATGCAAGGCACGCGTGTCATCGTCATCGACCCAGAGCGTGAATACAAGCGCCTCGCCGAATCAGTAAAAGGCACGTATATAAAATTATCAGCCAAGAGTAAGCAGAAAATTAACCCTTTTGACCTAGCGACGACTGTTCACGAAATTAGTGATTTATCTGAGCATGCACAAGATCTAATGGACGTAATCGGTTTGATGGCTGAAAGTTTAACGGCGCGCGAAAAAGCCGCCATTGACAAAGCGGTTTTGAAAATCTACAAAAAGTCAAAAACCAAACCGCCGCTTTTAGAAGATTTATACGCGGAACTTCGAAAGTTGGGTCAGCTAAAATTGTGTGAAAAGTTAGAAAAATATATTTCCGGCTCGCTGGCGGATGTATTCAATGCGCAAACAAATGTTAAATTAGACAACCGCTTGGTTATTTTCGATATCAAAGATTTACCAGAAAATCTGCGCCAAATTATGATGTTAATTATCTCTAATTTTGTGAAAAATCAAGTCATGGCTAAGCCAGAAAAGCGGCTGCTGATTATCAATGAGGGCTGGATTTTATTGCAACACGAGGAGTCGGCGCGGTTTGTGGCGGGGCTGGTACGGCGGGCGCGCAAATATTACCTCGGCGTGTCAATTATATCGCAACAAGCTAATGACTTTCTCAAAAGTGAGTATGGTCGCGCTATTGCTTCGCAAAGCGCACTGCGGATTTTAATGCGCCAGGATACAACGACTATCAAGGGTGTGGTTAACGAATTTAATCTCAGTGAATATGAGCAAAGTTTTCTGCTCACTTGCGAACGAGGCGATGCTTTGCTTATCGCCGACCAAAACCACGTCGCCGTTAAAGTTGTGGCAGCTGAAAAAGAACACCCGCTCATCACTACCAACCCCGCGGAGCTATATTCATCATGA
- the sbcB gene encoding exodeoxyribonuclease I yields MAQTFFFYDLETSGLNPRQDRIMQFAGQRTDMNLEPIGEPYNLLVTLNDDTLPSPDALMVTGITPQKTVEEGYTEAQFARMLSEEIFTPDTIAVGFNNIRFDDEFIRHLLWRNFHDPYEWSWKDGRSRWDLLDVVRLTRALRPEGINWPVDDKGEPSNRLELITSANGIAHENAHDALADVTALIAVTKLIKQKQPQLYDYLLKIRDKKVVQQLVNVDDKKPFIYASGRYDKEFAKTTVAFPLTTSRNGGVVAYDLRYDPTPFVGLDTNELTAKIFASWEERQAEDFVKLPVKELQYNRCPAVAPLGVLEQGDGWQKISLDLKTVQKHQNILLNHPDFAEKLRTIFENKPAFKKLPDPEAQLYDGFLNDRDRLRVEAVRNADERELADFHPEFQDERLAPLLLHYKARNFPRSLSEDDLAQWEVWRAQHLQTQLPQFMASLQRLVPTATDEQQFILQELQLWVEAIVPTED; encoded by the coding sequence ATGGCACAAACATTTTTCTTCTATGACCTGGAAACCAGCGGACTAAATCCGCGGCAAGACCGCATTATGCAGTTTGCTGGGCAGCGAACAGACATGAATCTCGAACCGATTGGTGAACCGTATAATCTGCTGGTGACATTAAATGATGATACCTTGCCGAGTCCTGACGCGCTGATGGTAACTGGCATCACGCCGCAAAAAACGGTCGAGGAAGGCTACACTGAGGCACAGTTTGCACGGATGCTGAGTGAGGAGATTTTTACGCCGGATACCATCGCAGTTGGATTTAATAATATTCGGTTTGATGACGAGTTTATTCGCCATTTGTTGTGGCGTAATTTTCATGATCCGTACGAATGGAGCTGGAAAGACGGCCGCTCGCGTTGGGATTTGCTAGACGTGGTGCGATTGACGCGGGCGCTCAGGCCGGAGGGGATTAACTGGCCAGTTGACGATAAGGGTGAGCCAAGCAATCGCCTGGAACTAATAACTAGCGCCAATGGTATTGCCCACGAAAATGCTCATGACGCCTTAGCGGACGTGACGGCGCTGATTGCAGTGACAAAATTGATCAAGCAAAAGCAGCCGCAACTGTATGATTATTTGCTGAAAATACGCGACAAAAAAGTAGTCCAGCAGCTGGTCAACGTGGACGACAAAAAACCGTTTATCTATGCCAGTGGGCGTTACGATAAGGAATTTGCCAAAACCACGGTGGCCTTTCCGCTGACGACTAGTCGAAACGGCGGCGTGGTTGCCTATGATCTGCGCTATGATCCGACGCCGTTTGTTGGGCTGGATACGAACGAGCTAACGGCGAAGATTTTTGCTTCGTGGGAGGAGCGTCAAGCTGAGGATTTCGTTAAATTACCGGTAAAAGAATTACAATATAATCGCTGTCCGGCGGTGGCGCCGCTGGGTGTACTGGAGCAGGGCGACGGCTGGCAGAAGATTTCGCTTGATCTAAAGACAGTACAGAAACATCAAAATATTTTACTGAATCACCCAGACTTTGCCGAAAAATTACGGACTATTTTTGAAAATAAGCCAGCTTTCAAAAAACTGCCTGATCCAGAAGCACAATTATACGACGGCTTTTTGAACGACCGTGACCGCCTGCGAGTTGAGGCGGTGCGCAATGCTGATGAGCGTGAGCTGGCTGATTTTCATCCAGAGTTCCAGGACGAACGTTTAGCGCCGCTATTGCTGCACTACAAAGCACGCAACTTTCCGCGTTCGCTCAGTGAAGATGACCTGGCTCAGTGGGAAGTCTGGCGGGCGCAGCACTTGCAGACGCAACTACCACAATTCATGGCGTCTCTGCAGCGTCTGGTGCCGACAGCGACTGATGAACAACAGTTTATATTACAGGAATTGCAGCTGTGGGTAGAGGCAATAGTGCCGACTGAGGACTAG
- a CDS encoding PrgI family protein, whose product MKTTVVPAQVTTVEDRIIGKLGFSQIVLLMIPVFFSAGVFALLPPVMNGALYKYVLMTLSLMICGVLSVRVRGKIIALWLVTVLRYNLRPKYYLFNKNTTAFRDEYKSAPPEDEEATNQPTKKPQKLEKLDDASTIKTRQIIDDPAADVRFETDKRGGLHVRFTKVKR is encoded by the coding sequence ATGAAAACGACAGTCGTTCCTGCGCAGGTTACTACCGTAGAAGATCGGATTATCGGCAAGCTCGGTTTTTCACAAATCGTGCTCTTGATGATTCCTGTTTTCTTTAGCGCGGGAGTTTTCGCGCTGCTGCCGCCGGTTATGAACGGCGCGCTTTATAAATACGTTTTGATGACGTTAAGTTTGATGATTTGTGGAGTTTTGTCGGTTCGTGTTAGGGGTAAAATCATTGCGCTTTGGCTGGTGACGGTACTGCGTTACAATTTGCGACCAAAATATTATCTGTTCAATAAAAACACTACTGCGTTTCGTGATGAATATAAAAGTGCTCCACCTGAAGACGAAGAAGCCACAAATCAACCAACCAAAAAGCCGCAAAAGCTAGAAAAATTGGATGACGCATCAACCATCAAAACCCGCCAAATTATAGACGACCCAGCCGCTGATGTTCGTTTTGAAACTGATAAGAGAGGGGGTTTGCATGTTCGGTTTACGAAAGTCAAACGCTAA
- a CDS encoding DNA mismatch repair protein yields MNDEKDSQFTFNISLAVLNSLGRNLYRNFITILGEAISNSWDADADNVKIIINREKSEMLVIDDGDGMSASDFSGKFLRIGYSKRANGSNSRKGRPYIGRKGIGKLALLSCANRVIIVTKKSGDSVTGGVIDNSKLDEAIQDDRDHESYKLEGLSDEDIKLLDEIDHGTVIKFINLKGGIANTLENIRKAIALYFRFSLVDKSFKIYVDGNEIDLGDIKDLTDRTQFLWSINKNGQDPFIYTLSALAIRTENINIAKNISGFIASVEKPKDLNILGTGEKVGIDLFVNGRLRERDILKHIQSARVPESYLYGQIHYDDLDGDEIDRFTSSREGIVSDDTLFLELLENIKPTIKSIIDQWDKWRIEIKQDGDDDNRRFSRKERASKKLYNETANEYKPDLSDISEPATRVRKWINELEGDATFNLQSYTECFISENLVRKLIKHKAITLEGDERRKKDARNQIQQYRESEETGKIKGNLVIDIRESNDDLFYLDLEGLASIADPPRNGYQGSILNDEKTFTPIRNALMHTSRLTLDAKSRLTTVYANIKAKIKNLLSN; encoded by the coding sequence ATGAACGATGAAAAAGATAGTCAATTTACTTTCAATATATCTCTAGCAGTACTAAACAGTCTGGGCAGAAATCTCTATCGAAATTTTATAACCATACTAGGTGAGGCCATATCCAATTCTTGGGATGCGGATGCTGATAATGTCAAAATAATTATAAATAGAGAAAAATCAGAAATGCTCGTTATTGATGACGGCGATGGTATGTCTGCATCTGATTTTAGTGGCAAGTTTTTAAGAATTGGCTATTCAAAACGAGCAAATGGATCAAACTCACGAAAGGGTCGCCCGTATATAGGCAGAAAAGGAATCGGGAAGCTAGCCCTTCTTTCGTGCGCCAATCGTGTCATTATCGTGACAAAAAAATCTGGTGATTCAGTAACTGGCGGGGTGATAGATAATAGTAAGCTGGATGAGGCCATACAGGATGATAGGGATCATGAATCATATAAACTAGAAGGGCTTTCTGATGAGGATATAAAGTTGCTAGACGAGATAGACCATGGGACTGTTATTAAGTTCATTAATCTCAAGGGTGGCATAGCTAATACGTTAGAGAATATACGAAAAGCTATTGCGCTATATTTTCGCTTCTCTCTCGTTGACAAAAGTTTCAAGATTTATGTTGATGGCAATGAGATAGACTTAGGCGATATAAAGGACTTAACTGATAGAACTCAATTTTTGTGGTCAATTAATAAAAATGGTCAAGACCCGTTTATTTATACTCTATCGGCATTAGCAATACGAACAGAGAATATCAATATTGCTAAGAATATTAGCGGTTTTATAGCCTCGGTCGAAAAGCCGAAAGATTTGAATATATTAGGAACCGGAGAAAAGGTTGGTATAGATTTATTTGTCAACGGTCGCCTTCGTGAACGAGACATACTGAAACACATTCAGAGCGCGAGAGTCCCGGAAAGCTATTTGTATGGCCAGATCCACTATGATGACCTTGATGGGGATGAAATAGATAGGTTCACCAGTAGTCGTGAAGGTATAGTTTCCGACGATACCTTATTTCTTGAGCTACTTGAAAATATTAAGCCCACTATCAAGTCTATTATTGACCAATGGGATAAGTGGCGTATTGAGATTAAGCAAGACGGAGATGATGATAATCGTCGTTTTTCGCGCAAAGAACGTGCATCAAAGAAGTTATATAATGAGACGGCAAATGAATATAAGCCAGACCTATCGGATATTTCGGAGCCTGCCACAAGAGTAAGAAAATGGATAAATGAGCTTGAGGGAGATGCTACATTTAACCTTCAATCGTATACCGAATGTTTTATATCAGAGAATCTCGTTCGTAAGTTAATAAAGCATAAAGCTATAACACTTGAAGGTGATGAAAGGCGAAAAAAGGATGCCAGGAATCAAATTCAACAATATAGAGAATCCGAAGAGACCGGAAAAATTAAAGGGAACCTAGTCATAGATATACGTGAAAGTAATGATGATTTATTCTATCTTGACCTAGAAGGATTAGCTTCAATTGCAGATCCACCAAGAAATGGTTATCAAGGAAGTATTCTAAATGATGAAAAAACTTTTACACCTATTCGCAACGCATTGATGCATACATCAAGACTTACGCTGGATGCAAAGAGTAGGTTAACGACAGTATATGCTAATATAAAAGCAAAAATTAAGAACCTACTCTCTAACTAA
- a CDS encoding CHAP domain-containing protein, translating into MNGVTVLFTNFGFSIKKILAIVIATLLLILMFPILAISSLGLPAVSFLANAPSAKAAEERGFYNGGVMPENTYAWGNCTWWAYAMRRWANSPIPNTWGNANTWDDNAKRDGYIVNDTPAAGAVFQTDEGPYGHVAYVIEVNQTSGDWKISEMNARGLNIVSQRTFSKEVAKSYKFIHNKPGAQPWNPQPITSPPPYGLGR; encoded by the coding sequence ATGAATGGCGTGACAGTTTTGTTTACGAATTTTGGTTTCAGCATAAAGAAAATTCTGGCTATAGTCATCGCTACTTTACTGCTTATTTTGATGTTTCCGATTTTAGCTATTTCATCGCTTGGCTTGCCGGCAGTGAGTTTTTTGGCAAATGCGCCGAGCGCCAAAGCGGCGGAAGAGCGTGGTTTTTATAATGGCGGTGTGATGCCCGAGAATACCTACGCTTGGGGCAATTGCACTTGGTGGGCGTATGCGATGCGCCGGTGGGCAAACAGTCCGATCCCGAACACTTGGGGCAACGCTAATACCTGGGATGACAACGCCAAGCGTGACGGCTACATCGTCAACGATACGCCAGCGGCTGGCGCAGTTTTCCAGACCGATGAAGGTCCTTATGGTCATGTTGCGTATGTGATAGAAGTTAATCAAACCAGCGGCGATTGGAAGATTTCTGAAATGAATGCACGCGGTTTGAATATAGTGTCGCAGCGCACTTTTTCTAAAGAAGTCGCCAAATCGTATAAATTTATTCATAATAAACCAGGAGCACAGCCGTGGAATCCACAGCCGATTACCTCGCCACCGCCTTATGGCTTGGGTCGATAG
- the obgE gene encoding GTPase ObgE has translation MFADTAKVLVRAGKGGNGAVSFRHEKYVDKGGPDGGDGGRGGDVVFLATKDLNTLLNFRYKPELKAEHGGDGSKRNKRGKSGSPLVVKVPMGTLVKRDGKVVVDLTVDQQQAVVARGGDGGFGNAHFTSSTRQAPKIAELGEAGEEFEAELELKLLADVGLVGFPNAGKSTFLSVVSNARPEIANYEFTTLTPNLGVADIDDSSVLIADIPGLIEGASEGKGLGDQFLRHVERTAVLLHMIDAYSDDPAEKYQTIRRELEKYSEELAARPEIIALTKCEGLDDEIIAMQSTALQNVANGSPVVAISSQTHAGVTELLRLLRREVTEYRAREAEMVEEEGDDLPVIALDAQAASDAWTVERVVGAEPDNVDDEDAVSFIIHGAKIEKFARRTNFDQFESVNRLRDIMRKMGITHELIRQGAVGETVVQIGESTPFTLVEQ, from the coding sequence ATGTTTGCAGATACAGCGAAAGTATTAGTGCGAGCTGGCAAGGGCGGCAACGGCGCAGTCAGTTTTCGGCATGAGAAATATGTTGACAAGGGTGGCCCTGATGGCGGCGATGGCGGACGCGGCGGTGACGTTGTGTTTTTGGCGACCAAAGACCTGAATACGCTACTTAACTTTCGCTATAAACCAGAGTTAAAAGCGGAACATGGCGGTGACGGTAGTAAGCGCAATAAACGCGGCAAGAGCGGCTCGCCGCTGGTTGTCAAAGTGCCAATGGGTACGTTGGTCAAGCGTGACGGCAAGGTGGTGGTAGACTTGACAGTAGACCAGCAACAAGCAGTGGTCGCTCGTGGCGGCGATGGCGGCTTTGGTAACGCGCATTTTACGTCCAGTACGCGCCAAGCACCAAAGATCGCTGAGCTCGGTGAGGCGGGTGAAGAATTTGAGGCAGAGTTGGAGCTAAAATTACTGGCCGACGTTGGTTTGGTTGGGTTTCCTAATGCTGGTAAATCGACATTCTTAAGCGTGGTTTCTAACGCCCGACCGGAAATTGCTAATTATGAGTTTACGACATTGACGCCAAATCTGGGCGTAGCGGATATTGATGATAGTTCGGTGTTGATTGCCGATATTCCAGGGCTGATTGAAGGCGCCTCGGAAGGTAAAGGCTTGGGCGATCAGTTCCTGCGCCACGTTGAGCGGACAGCCGTGTTGCTGCACATGATTGACGCGTATAGTGACGACCCAGCAGAAAAATACCAGACCATTCGCCGTGAGCTGGAAAAATATTCTGAGGAACTAGCGGCACGTCCAGAGATCATCGCCCTGACGAAGTGCGAAGGATTAGACGATGAAATTATTGCCATGCAGTCGACGGCGCTACAAAATGTAGCCAATGGTTCGCCAGTGGTGGCGATTTCCTCGCAGACACATGCTGGCGTGACGGAACTACTACGCTTGCTGCGCCGGGAAGTTACTGAATATCGGGCACGTGAGGCGGAGATGGTTGAGGAAGAGGGCGATGATCTGCCGGTAATCGCGCTGGATGCACAAGCAGCGTCTGACGCCTGGACGGTAGAGCGGGTGGTTGGCGCGGAGCCTGACAATGTAGACGATGAAGATGCGGTCAGTTTCATTATCCACGGGGCTAAGATTGAAAAGTTTGCTCGCCGTACTAACTTTGATCAATTTGAATCGGTCAATCGCCTGCGGGACATTATGCGAAAAATGGGCATCACTCACGAACTCATTCGCCAGGGTGCAGTCGGCGAGACCGTAGTGCAGATCGGCGAATCGACACCGTTTACGCTGGTTGAGCAGTAG
- a CDS encoding DNA cytosine methyltransferase, translating to MNSNVAVVDLFCGVGGLTCGLKKAGLDVVAGIDNDATCRYAYEENNHTKFIEADVSKLPSSDVDSMFGKADIKVLVGCAPCQRFSRHANKYRKSIDTKTDVRWNLLRSFAQYIEDIKPDIVSMENVPELHKYDIFEDFLEKLDELGYHTSYKIVDCSKYGLPQKRRRLVLLASKHGNIQLIPETSIEKKLTVRDVLAELPVISQGQIDESDPLHRSAGLTGINLKRIKQSKPGGTWRDWDESLLPECYKKPSGKSFGSVYGRMEWDKPSPTVTTQFYSFGTGRYGHPEQDRAISLREGALLQTFPRDYKFFEDVNNVSIGTISRHIGNAVPVDLGKIIGMSINEHLENIKL from the coding sequence ATGAATAGTAACGTTGCCGTCGTAGACCTGTTTTGCGGCGTGGGTGGGTTAACTTGCGGACTAAAAAAAGCTGGCTTGGACGTCGTTGCCGGTATAGACAATGATGCAACGTGCCGATACGCTTACGAAGAAAATAATCATACAAAATTTATTGAAGCAGATGTGTCGAAATTGCCAAGTTCAGATGTAGACAGCATGTTCGGAAAGGCTGATATTAAGGTCTTGGTAGGATGCGCGCCTTGTCAGAGATTTTCGCGTCACGCCAACAAATACCGTAAAAGTATAGACACCAAGACGGACGTCCGCTGGAATTTATTAAGGTCGTTCGCTCAGTATATTGAAGATATAAAACCAGACATTGTATCTATGGAAAACGTCCCAGAACTTCATAAGTACGACATATTCGAAGATTTTCTGGAGAAACTAGATGAATTAGGTTATCACACAAGCTACAAAATAGTCGACTGTAGCAAATATGGGCTGCCACAGAAGCGTCGTCGGCTTGTTCTATTGGCATCAAAACACGGCAACATTCAGCTAATCCCGGAAACTTCCATAGAGAAAAAACTTACCGTCAGAGACGTATTAGCGGAACTACCTGTGATATCTCAAGGACAAATTGACGAAAGCGACCCTCTTCATAGAAGTGCTGGATTAACCGGGATAAATCTTAAGAGAATCAAGCAATCAAAACCAGGTGGCACATGGCGAGATTGGGACGAATCTCTACTGCCAGAATGCTACAAAAAGCCGTCTGGCAAGTCATTCGGTAGCGTGTATGGTCGTATGGAGTGGGACAAACCTTCTCCGACCGTTACAACGCAATTTTATTCATTCGGTACTGGTCGTTATGGTCATCCTGAGCAAGATAGAGCGATATCTCTTAGAGAGGGCGCACTACTTCAGACCTTCCCAAGAGATTATAAATTCTTTGAAGACGTCAACAATGTTTCAATCGGCACAATTAGCAGGCACATAGGTAACGCTGTACCGGTTGATTTAGGGAAAATCATAGGCATGTCTATTAATGAGCATTTGGAGAATATAAAATTATGA
- a CDS encoding LysM peptidoglycan-binding domain-containing protein: protein MSYQTGGVASRQGSVSASQPVAPSAGPAHETNKANKVSVDQLAAANAVTDLAETVNLPTAGDLREATATLSIKKELAQGDTEVISKPQIVQPEKSAQRGIKTYVTKQGDTINSIAKKFNVTAQTVRWANNTTSDAVEAGKTLTVPMVDGVVYTVKDGDTIEKLAEKYKANPERVALYNDLANGAALTKDTRIVLPGGVLPENEQPGYVASRSGRRGHTGRTTGGAIGGISYGYARASVGNRYALGNCTWYVYERRAALGRPIGSFWGNAISWAASARAAGFVVNHTPAPGAIFQTTWGGGGLGHVGMVERVEGGTIYVSDMNYAGYNVVTHRTIPMSEVGRYNFIH, encoded by the coding sequence TTGAGCTACCAAACGGGCGGGGTTGCCAGCCGGCAGGGCTCGGTGTCCGCCTCCCAGCCGGTCGCACCGTCTGCTGGTCCAGCTCATGAGACGAATAAGGCCAATAAGGTTTCGGTAGACCAGCTAGCGGCTGCTAATGCGGTAACTGATCTAGCTGAGACAGTTAATCTGCCGACTGCGGGTGACTTGCGCGAAGCGACGGCAACACTGTCGATCAAAAAAGAACTGGCTCAGGGCGATACTGAAGTTATCTCCAAGCCACAAATCGTCCAGCCAGAAAAGTCGGCCCAGCGCGGTATCAAGACTTATGTCACTAAACAGGGTGATACGATCAATTCTATTGCCAAGAAGTTTAACGTGACAGCACAGACGGTACGCTGGGCGAACAATACGACATCTGATGCGGTTGAAGCCGGTAAAACATTGACTGTCCCGATGGTTGATGGTGTGGTTTATACGGTCAAAGACGGCGATACTATTGAAAAGTTGGCAGAAAAGTATAAAGCGAATCCTGAACGGGTGGCACTATATAACGACCTAGCAAATGGGGCGGCGCTAACCAAAGACACACGGATCGTCTTGCCGGGTGGCGTACTGCCAGAAAATGAGCAGCCAGGCTACGTGGCGTCGCGCTCGGGTCGTCGAGGCCATACCGGGCGGACAACGGGCGGTGCGATCGGCGGCATTAGTTATGGCTACGCTCGGGCATCAGTCGGCAACCGATACGCTCTCGGTAACTGTACGTGGTATGTATATGAGCGACGGGCAGCACTTGGTCGACCAATCGGTAGCTTCTGGGGCAATGCGATATCGTGGGCGGCAAGTGCTCGGGCAGCAGGTTTTGTTGTTAATCATACACCAGCGCCAGGGGCAATCTTCCAGACGACATGGGGCGGTGGCGGTCTTGGCCACGTCGGTATGGTCGAGCGGGTTGAAGGTGGCACGATCTACGTTAGCGACATGAATTATGCTGGGTATAACGTCGTGACGCATCGAACAATCCCGATGTCTGAAGTTGGTCGGTATAACTTTATCCACTAG